Part of the Candidatus Methylomirabilota bacterium genome, GATCCTGGTCGGCGGTCGTCTGCTCGAGGTCACCCCCGAGCATCGGTTCGTTCGCTATTCGGATGCTGGCTACGAAGTCGTCCAAGCGGCCGAGCTTCGGGTCGGGGATAGGATCCCGCTCCATAAGAACCTGCCGGAGACCGAGCCCGCAGAGCCGCGATTCGAGTTCGCCGACCAGATCGGCGTCTCGCGCAGTCATCTTCGAAATGTCATTCAACCCGTCTCCCCTCGTGACTCCCTTCGGGCCGGAGTCCTGGAGAAGTTGGTTCTCGAACTCGGGCCGAATGGTTCATTGACAAGCTCTGAAAACGGACACCGTGATGGTGTCTGCCAATCCGTTGCCTTTTACGAGCTGCTTGGATACATCGTCGCCGACGGCTGCTTCAGGAGTGCTCGCCTCTGCATCGCCGACAAGGATCGAGCGAATCTGGAGGTCTATGCCCGGAAGTTCGAGGAGGCTTTCGGGCAGCGCCCGAGAATCGTCAGAGGCCCGCACGAGAACTACGAGCTGACCTGCCATTCGCTCCCGCTGGGGCGTTTCCTCCGGCGGGTGTTGGGTCACGGGATGGTCCGCAGCCGGCCGCGTATGGTACCGGAGTTCGTCTTTTCGCTACCGCGGGCCAAGCGGGCGGGGTTCGTGCGAGGGTTTTTCGACGGCGAGGGCTGGGTTGGTGACCACCAAGTATCCGCCGCGTCGTCGTCGCGCTATCTGCTCGTCGGGATTCAATGTCTTTTGAGCTCGTTGGGAGTGGACAGTCACATCGTGAGGATGCGTACCCATCCCGGCAATTTCGGCAGGGGCCCGTTTTTCGCCCTGACGGCGTCGGACGTCGGGGCGTTTGTGAAGGCGGTCGGTTTCTGCTCGCCAGCAAAGCAGGCGCGCATCCAGCGTCCCCCGACTCGTCGGTTCACGCGGACGGAGACTCTGCCGCGGCAGCTCGTGGCGGCGGCCCTGAGCCCGATTCGGGGACGGGGGGTTCTGAATGGGATGCCATCCCATCAGACGGTGTACGACATCCTAGCTGGCCGGGTTCGTCCCAATGTGTCTTCGCTGCGGAAGATCGCTGGGTCCCTTCCTGCGCCCGAACTCGACGACTTGCTGCAGCGTGGTGTCGTCCTCGGCGAAGTGACGTCGATCGAGACGGTGGAGGGGCCACAAGCAGTCTACGACTTCGTCATCGACGGCCATCCATACTTCGTCGCCAATCAGGTCGTCACCCACAATTGCGACGAAGAGTTCGAGGCCTTCATGCTGGAGGTCTTCTCCGACTGGCAGGTGACGATCCCCGAGATCGGGACGATCAAGGCGACCCACCCGCCGCACGTCGTTTTGACGTCGAACCGCACGCGGGAACTCTCCGACGCGCTCAGGCGCCGCTGCCTGTACCTCTGGATCGACTATCCGAGCTTCGAGAAGGAGGTACGCATCGTCGAGCTCAAGGTGCCTGGCATCAACCATCGCATCGCCGTGCAGGTTGCGCGCTTCATGGAGGCCCTCCGCCGCGTGCGACTCAGCAAGGTGCCGGGGGTCGCCGAGGCCCTCGATTGGGCGCAGGCGCTCGTCTCGCTGCACGCCGACCACCTCGAGGAGGCGCTGGTCCACGAGACGCTCGGCGTCCTTCTCAAGGACGCCGATGACATGAAGCGCTTCCGCGCCGAGGTCGCCAAGAGCGGCCTCACCCCGTTCCTGCCCGCCCAGAGCTAGTGCCGTTCCAACTATTCGCGCCTAGGAAGGCACCGTGTACGTCGTTCGTGGACAGATTTAGTATCAACAAGTTGGAACGGCACTAGATGGTCGCGCCGCGCGACCTCGGCAGCGCCATGGTCCGGTTCGCCGTGTTGTTGCGACAGCAGGGCGTTCCCGCCACGCTGATCCAGGTGACCGATGCGGTGCGCGCCCTCGACCACGTGGACGTCGCGGATCGGGAGGAGCTTCGCCTCGCGCTCCGCACCGTCTTCGTCAGCCGGCTCGAGGAGATGGCGACTTTCGACCGCTGCTTCCAGTCCTTCTGGCGGGCGCAGCTGGAGGCGGCCGAGGGGATCCCGGGGCTGATCGCGGTGCCGCCCGCCGAGGAGGCCGACGCCTCCGCGCTGCTCAAGACCGGCGGCCAGAAGCGCGACACCCTGGCCCTGGAGACGTGGGGAGACGAGGGCGAGTCCGAGACCGGAGAACCGCTCGGCGTTCCCGGCGTCTCCGATCGCGAGGCGCTGGCCGGCCAGGACTTCGCGACCTTCACGGCCGACCAGCTGGACGAGGTCTTCCGCCTCACGGTCCAGATCGCGCGCCGCCTGGCGCGCCGCCTGAGCCGGCGGCGGCGCCCCTTCGCCCGCCGGGGCCGCGTCGATCTCCGCCGGACGCTGCGGGCGAACCTCAGCCGGGGCGACTTCATCGAGCTCCGGTACCGCCAACGGAAACGGCGGAAGGTGCGGCTGGTGCTCCTGTGCGACGTCTCGGGCTCGATGGACCTCTACAGCCGCTTCCTCCTGCAGTTCCTCTTCGCCATCCAGAGCGTCTTCGGCCGCGTGGAGACGTTCACCTTCTCGACGCGCCTGACGCGTGTCACCGAGCACCTGCGGGCGCGCTCCTACCGGCAGGTGCTGCGCCGCCTCACCGAGGTGCGGGACTGGTCGGGTGGCACGCGGATCGGAGAGTCCATCGCGCAGTTCAACCGCGACTGGTCGCACCTGGTGGACCGCCAGACCATCGTCATCGTGGTCTCGGACGGGTGGGACACCGGCGAGCCGGAGGTGCTCGCCGCCGAGTTGCTGAGGATCAAGCGCCGCGCGGGACGGGTGATCTGGCTCAACCCGCTGCTCGGTAACCCTTCCTACGAGCCGCTCACGCGCGGGATGGCGGCGGCGCTGCCGCTGATCGACGACTTCGCCCCCGCCCACAATCTGAACGCCCTCCGCGAC contains:
- a CDS encoding LAGLIDADG family homing endonuclease, whose translation is MRHEIKKIQELMEAAEYVTDAPIATSVHLALALGKPLLIEGHAGVGKTEVAKVMARMLGTNLIRLQCYEGLDASTALYEWNYQKQLLHIKLTEESNSRSVGEKEHEIFSEPFLLRRPLLQAISQEHRAPVLLVDEVDRCVAADTLITTSSGVKRAQDVQAGDELVSFAPDEFQAARARVRKVIPRTAPSLLQILVGGRLLEVTPEHRFVRYSDAGYEVVQAAELRVGDRIPLHKNLPETEPAEPRFEFADQIGVSRSHLRNVIQPVSPRDSLRAGVLEKLVLELGPNGSLTSSENGHRDGVCQSVAFYELLGYIVADGCFRSARLCIADKDRANLEVYARKFEEAFGQRPRIVRGPHENYELTCHSLPLGRFLRRVLGHGMVRSRPRMVPEFVFSLPRAKRAGFVRGFFDGEGWVGDHQVSAASSSRYLLVGIQCLLSSLGVDSHIVRMRTHPGNFGRGPFFALTASDVGAFVKAVGFCSPAKQARIQRPPTRRFTRTETLPRQLVAAALSPIRGRGVLNGMPSHQTVYDILAGRVRPNVSSLRKIAGSLPAPELDDLLQRGVVLGEVTSIETVEGPQAVYDFVIDGHPYFVANQVVTHNCDEEFEAFMLEVFSDWQVTIPEIGTIKATHPPHVVLTSNRTRELSDALRRRCLYLWIDYPSFEKEVRIVELKVPGINHRIAVQVARFMEALRRVRLSKVPGVAEALDWAQALVSLHADHLEEALVHETLGVLLKDADDMKRFRAEVAKSGLTPFLPAQS
- a CDS encoding VWA domain-containing protein, which translates into the protein MVAPRDLGSAMVRFAVLLRQQGVPATLIQVTDAVRALDHVDVADREELRLALRTVFVSRLEEMATFDRCFQSFWRAQLEAAEGIPGLIAVPPAEEADASALLKTGGQKRDTLALETWGDEGESETGEPLGVPGVSDREALAGQDFATFTADQLDEVFRLTVQIARRLARRLSRRRRPFARRGRVDLRRTLRANLSRGDFIELRYRQRKRRKVRLVLLCDVSGSMDLYSRFLLQFLFAIQSVFGRVETFTFSTRLTRVTEHLRARSYRQVLRRLTEVRDWSGGTRIGESIAQFNRDWSHLVDRQTIVIVVSDGWDTGEPEVLAAELLRIKRRAGRVIWLNPLLGNPSYEPLTRGMAAALPLIDDFAPAHNLNALRDLARKLSL